Proteins from a genomic interval of Youhaiella tibetensis:
- the pepN gene encoding aminopeptidase N, with translation MRTETEHTIFLKDYAPTPYFIDRVEMEVEIAPEKSVIHSLLHVVPREGTEPGTPLVLDGDELLLNSVAIDGAPLGLLAYEATPSSLIIHEPPLRRFVLETTVTIEPEKNTRLMGFYRSNGTWCTQCEPEGFRRITYYLDRPDNLATFNVTMIADKKLAPVLLANGNPVGQGDFEDGKHFAVWEDPHPKPSYLFAMVAGDLGSIHDSFTTSSGKQVALAIYCEHGKEDRCLYAMDALKRSMAWDERRFGLEYDLDVFNIVAVSDFNFGAMENKGLNIFNDRLVFAIPETATDADYDNVERVIAHEYFHNWTGDRVTCRDWFQLCLKEGLTVYRDQEFSSDERSRPVKRIEDVRLLRSAQFVEDAGPLAHPPRPDHYREINNFYTTTVYEKGAEVVRMLATMLGEAGFRKGMDLYFERHDGQAATIEDFIAAFADANQVNLDQFIHWYLQAGTPQVTVSDSYDAASQTYRLTLEQKTDPTPGQPEKQAMLIPVKFGLIGPNGSPMSWSKVSGAEVKGDLIMFDTGKAELTFEGIANRPVPSLFREFSAPIKLTTSLSAEDQLFLARHDSDPFNRWQALQTVATGILLDAVKAGGRLTDEGRVDALATALGETLEGNSGDAAFKALTLAMPTEDNIAQAIGTDVDPQAIHDARSALRKAISNRLHDKLLAVYNALADQGPFSTAQAATQGRSLRNACLTQLVAGGTEGAYSLAEAHYRTATNMTDRMAALAALVHANAPVAQALLGDFRTLYTADPLVLDKWLSLSAQVPDEATLDRVKAILADPSFPRNNPNRLRSLVGSFANANPVQFARPDGSGFRFVTEFVADVDKRNPQVAARVLTAFRIWRNYEPVRRAEAESALKSLAESGSLSRNTADILGRTLAG, from the coding sequence ATGCGCACTGAGACCGAGCACACGATCTTCCTCAAGGACTATGCGCCGACCCCGTATTTCATCGATCGGGTTGAAATGGAGGTGGAAATCGCGCCGGAGAAGTCGGTCATCCACTCGTTGCTGCATGTGGTGCCGCGCGAGGGAACCGAGCCCGGCACGCCGCTCGTCCTTGACGGGGACGAGTTGCTGCTCAATTCCGTGGCCATCGATGGTGCCCCGCTCGGACTGCTCGCCTACGAGGCGACGCCCTCGAGCCTGATCATCCATGAACCGCCCCTGCGCCGCTTCGTGCTCGAAACGACGGTGACGATCGAACCGGAGAAGAACACCAGGCTCATGGGGTTCTACCGGTCGAACGGCACCTGGTGCACGCAGTGCGAGCCGGAAGGGTTCCGCCGCATCACCTATTACCTCGATCGCCCGGATAACCTGGCGACGTTCAACGTCACCATGATCGCCGACAAGAAACTGGCTCCGGTGCTGCTCGCTAACGGCAATCCCGTCGGCCAGGGGGATTTCGAGGACGGAAAGCATTTCGCGGTCTGGGAAGATCCCCACCCCAAGCCCTCCTACCTCTTCGCCATGGTCGCGGGCGACCTGGGCTCGATCCACGACAGCTTCACCACCAGCTCCGGCAAGCAGGTGGCGCTTGCCATCTATTGCGAGCACGGAAAGGAAGACCGGTGCCTTTATGCCATGGACGCGCTCAAGCGCTCGATGGCGTGGGACGAACGGCGCTTTGGGCTCGAATACGACCTGGATGTCTTCAACATCGTCGCCGTTTCCGACTTCAACTTCGGGGCGATGGAGAACAAGGGTCTCAACATCTTCAACGACCGGCTGGTTTTTGCCATTCCCGAGACGGCGACCGATGCCGACTACGACAATGTCGAGCGCGTCATCGCGCACGAATATTTCCACAACTGGACCGGCGACCGGGTCACCTGCCGCGACTGGTTCCAGCTGTGCCTCAAGGAAGGGCTGACCGTCTATCGCGACCAGGAGTTCTCTTCGGACGAGCGCTCTCGTCCGGTCAAGCGCATCGAGGATGTGCGCCTGCTGCGCTCGGCGCAGTTCGTCGAGGATGCGGGGCCCCTCGCCCACCCGCCGCGGCCGGACCATTACCGCGAGATCAACAACTTCTATACGACCACGGTCTACGAGAAGGGCGCCGAGGTGGTGCGGATGCTCGCCACGATGCTGGGCGAAGCCGGCTTCCGCAAAGGCATGGATCTCTATTTCGAGCGGCATGACGGCCAGGCCGCAACCATCGAGGATTTCATCGCAGCGTTTGCGGACGCCAACCAGGTCAATCTCGACCAGTTCATCCATTGGTATCTGCAGGCGGGCACGCCGCAGGTGACGGTGAGCGACAGCTACGACGCCGCCAGCCAGACCTATCGACTCACACTTGAGCAGAAGACCGACCCGACCCCGGGGCAGCCCGAAAAGCAGGCCATGCTGATCCCGGTCAAGTTCGGTCTGATCGGCCCCAATGGCAGCCCGATGAGTTGGAGCAAGGTCTCTGGAGCCGAGGTCAAGGGCGACCTCATCATGTTCGATACCGGCAAGGCCGAGCTGACCTTCGAGGGCATCGCCAATCGCCCTGTTCCCTCGCTCTTCCGGGAGTTCTCGGCCCCTATCAAGCTCACGACCTCGCTGAGTGCCGAGGATCAGCTATTCCTCGCCCGGCACGACAGCGATCCGTTCAACCGCTGGCAGGCGCTGCAAACTGTTGCCACCGGCATTCTCCTCGACGCGGTGAAGGCCGGGGGACGACTGACCGACGAGGGGCGCGTCGACGCCCTCGCCACGGCATTGGGCGAGACGCTGGAAGGCAATAGCGGGGACGCGGCGTTCAAGGCGCTGACGCTGGCGATGCCGACCGAGGACAACATCGCCCAGGCCATCGGCACTGATGTCGACCCGCAGGCGATCCACGATGCCCGCAGCGCCCTGCGCAAGGCCATCAGCAACAGGCTCCACGACAAGCTGCTGGCGGTCTACAACGCACTGGCAGACCAGGGCCCGTTCTCGACCGCGCAGGCAGCGACGCAGGGGCGTTCGCTGCGCAATGCCTGCCTGACCCAACTGGTGGCCGGTGGAACCGAGGGTGCCTATAGCCTTGCCGAGGCCCACTATCGCACCGCGACCAACATGACCGACCGCATGGCGGCCCTCGCGGCGCTCGTGCATGCCAACGCGCCGGTGGCGCAGGCGCTGCTCGGCGATTTCCGCACCCTCTACACCGCCGACCCGCTGGTGCTGGACAAGTGGCTGAGCCTTTCGGCCCAGGTGCCCGACGAGGCCACGCTGGACCGGGTCAAGGCCATCCTGGCCGACCCCAGCTTCCCCAGGAACAACCCCAATCGGCTGCGTTCGCTGGTGGGCAGTTTCGCCAACGCAAACCCGGTTCAGTTCGCGCGCCCGGACGGGTCCGGCTTCCGCTTCGTCACCGAGTTCGTGGCCGATGTCGACAAGCGCAATCCGCAGGTCGCAGCGCGCGTTCTCACCGCCTTCCGCATCTGGCGGAACTACGAGCCCGTCCGACGCGCAGAGGCCGAATCGGCGTTGAAATCATTGGCGGAATCCGGCTCGCTCTCGCGCAATACGGCCGACATCCTCGGAAGGACGCTTGCTGGTTAA
- a CDS encoding ABC transporter ATP-binding protein, with product MLKWFERRLNPYPLDPPAEPPKGLVAFCLHYSHGAKKWLFLMAVAAAAIAAGEILLFGFIGDVVNWLAEADRATFIQTDGWKLALMGAVILIVLPAFAFISTMTMHQTLLGNFPQRIRWMTHRYLIRQSMTYFQDEFAGRIATKLMQTSLAVREVVMKLLDMLVYVVVYFTGAVFLAASSDWRLAIPFLFWLVAYVLLMRYFIPRLGKIAESQADARSTMTGRIVDSYTNIATVKLFSHSNREETYAREAMDGFLDTVYRQMRMFTVLQLSVNYLNAALFASVGAIGIWSWLGGGLTPGALAVSLGLVMRFQGMSQWVMWEMSALFENIGTVRDGINSISLPRLVSDQPGAKAIGRVNGHIRFDDVTFAYGGKKGVIEGLTIDIKPGEKIGLVGRSGAGKSTIVNLLLRFYDRENGLITVDGTDIATVTQESLRENIGVVTQDTSLLHRSVRENIIYGRPDATDEEMVEAARLAEAEDFIGELVDMKGNRGYDAHVGERGVKLSGGQRQRIAIARVLLKNAPILVLDEATSALDSEVEAAIQSQLQHLMQGKTVIAIAHRLSTIAAMDRLIVIDAGKVVEQGTHAELLELGGHYARLWQRQSGGFLELDEDAEAAE from the coding sequence ATGCTCAAGTGGTTTGAACGCCGCTTAAATCCTTATCCACTGGACCCGCCGGCCGAGCCGCCCAAGGGCCTCGTTGCTTTCTGCCTGCACTACAGCCACGGCGCCAAGAAATGGCTGTTCCTGATGGCCGTCGCCGCCGCCGCCATTGCGGCGGGTGAAATCCTGCTGTTCGGCTTCATCGGCGATGTCGTGAACTGGCTGGCGGAGGCCGATCGCGCCACCTTCATCCAGACCGACGGCTGGAAGCTGGCGCTCATGGGCGCCGTCATTCTCATCGTGCTGCCCGCCTTTGCGTTCATCAGCACCATGACCATGCACCAGACGCTGCTCGGCAACTTCCCGCAGCGCATCCGCTGGATGACCCATCGCTACCTCATCCGGCAGTCGATGACCTATTTCCAGGACGAGTTTGCCGGCCGTATCGCCACCAAGCTCATGCAGACCTCGCTCGCCGTGCGCGAAGTGGTCATGAAGCTGCTCGACATGCTGGTCTACGTGGTCGTCTACTTCACGGGCGCCGTGTTTCTGGCCGCCTCGAGCGACTGGCGCCTGGCCATCCCGTTCCTCTTCTGGCTCGTCGCCTACGTGCTGCTGATGCGCTACTTCATCCCGCGACTGGGCAAGATCGCCGAGTCGCAGGCCGATGCGCGCTCGACCATGACGGGCCGCATCGTGGACAGCTACACCAACATCGCCACGGTCAAGCTCTTCTCGCACTCCAACCGTGAAGAGACCTATGCCCGCGAAGCCATGGACGGGTTCCTCGACACTGTCTACCGGCAGATGCGCATGTTCACCGTGCTCCAGCTTTCGGTGAACTACCTCAATGCCGCGCTCTTCGCCTCGGTCGGCGCCATCGGCATCTGGTCGTGGCTGGGCGGTGGTCTCACCCCCGGCGCGCTTGCCGTCTCGCTCGGCCTCGTCATGCGCTTCCAGGGCATGAGCCAGTGGGTCATGTGGGAAATGTCGGCGCTGTTCGAGAACATCGGCACGGTGCGCGATGGCATCAACTCCATCTCGCTGCCGCGCCTCGTATCTGACCAGCCGGGCGCCAAGGCCATCGGACGCGTCAACGGCCATATCCGCTTCGATGACGTCACCTTCGCCTATGGCGGCAAGAAGGGCGTCATCGAGGGGCTCACCATCGACATCAAGCCCGGCGAGAAGATCGGGCTCGTGGGGCGCTCGGGTGCGGGCAAGTCGACCATCGTCAACCTGCTGCTGCGCTTCTACGACCGCGAGAACGGCCTTATCACCGTCGACGGCACCGACATCGCCACGGTCACCCAGGAATCCCTGCGCGAAAACATCGGCGTGGTGACCCAGGACACGTCGCTCCTCCACCGCTCGGTACGCGAGAACATCATCTACGGCCGTCCCGACGCGACCGACGAGGAGATGGTCGAGGCCGCGCGCCTGGCGGAGGCGGAGGACTTCATCGGCGAACTGGTCGACATGAAGGGCAACCGCGGCTACGACGCCCATGTGGGCGAGCGCGGCGTCAAGCTCTCGGGCGGACAGCGCCAGCGTATCGCCATTGCGCGCGTGCTGCTCAAGAACGCGCCGATCCTGGTGCTGGACGAAGCGACATCCGCCCTCGATTCCGAGGTCGAGGCCGCGATCCAGAGCCAGCTTCAGCACCTCATGCAGGGCAAGACCGTGATTGCCATCGCCCACCGCCTCTCGACCATCGCCGCGATGGATCGCCTTATCGTCATCGATGCTGGCAAGGTGGTGGAGCAGGGCACGCACGCCGAACTCCTCGAACTGGGTGGGCACTACGCCCGCCTCTGGCAGCGCCAGTCCGGCGGCTTCCTCGAACTCGACGAAGACGCCGAAGCGGCCGAATAA
- a CDS encoding ABC transporter permease: MRGTWAAIYLSLLDMRGDLRRFSLVLVCLAVGTALIAGVNSVGLSISQAVNKDAALLMGGDVEASRADRPGSSEELAFIDTLGRTARVVDSNIGAQANGADAFVDLISVGPGYPLLGRVSSPELPADSSVFDFLAEKDDAFGALVSAMMLSQLGIGVGDMIELGGTPFEVRGTLGDIPDMNARGLRLGLPVMISTDGLAKVSDLTSPLPGLGTFFRYKVLLNGKSAEDARHELEAGLKDGGWSVRTAADGLGPMVRYYDLFMRFLIVTGLASLLIGGVSVGTGISSYVAERTGIIAVFRSIGADRGRILLHFFTQVATVAIVGIAIGVIVGSLITLLILPTVGSAIGVSLPPVVHVQPLLVAAGIGLLVVFAFSYLPLQRVQTISPALLFRSNGLESTPFDWRTLLKPSQTLPLLVSAIALLWLANIMVEDPTLIAIFAIACVIAAALFVGAVALAQWVLARIREPENRVLRQALWAISGARTITSSVIVAVGMTLAMLVVVLVLQVNLRHEFLGASVFDAPTFVATDLFQDELDTLVAMKKDHPTMSLVTATPMLRGSLTAINGKPVTSVATRGPEASFLLSGDVPLTYRTEMPSTSKLVDGQWWQPDYSGPPLVSLHQSLKSGLGVSVGDEVTFTIFGEEITAKVANFRDYAWQGGIEFLATFSPGAISDFPATLFATITATPGDEDAVGQLISESLPDVRFIAIGKTLGQITTALGQLSLAAMLVGGLAAGNGLLVVIGSLAAGRRQREIEAVIKTVIGERRAEVTATTLVQYMLLALIAAVLATPVGIALAWVLAQLLVDVGFSFDALTLLYVNVGAIVLLALFGAAATYRVVSGRPARFLREVA, encoded by the coding sequence ATGCGTGGGACTTGGGCCGCCATCTATCTCAGTCTCCTCGACATGCGGGGCGACCTGCGCCGGTTCAGTCTGGTGCTGGTCTGCCTGGCGGTGGGAACTGCGCTCATAGCGGGGGTGAACTCGGTCGGGCTGAGCATCAGCCAGGCCGTCAACAAGGACGCTGCGCTGCTGATGGGCGGCGACGTCGAGGCCTCGCGTGCCGATCGCCCCGGCAGCAGCGAGGAGCTGGCGTTCATCGACACGCTGGGCAGGACCGCGCGCGTCGTCGACAGCAATATCGGCGCTCAGGCTAACGGCGCGGACGCCTTCGTCGACCTGATTTCGGTCGGGCCGGGCTACCCCCTGCTTGGCCGCGTGTCGAGCCCCGAGCTGCCGGCGGACTCCAGCGTCTTCGATTTCCTTGCGGAAAAGGACGATGCGTTCGGCGCGCTGGTGAGCGCGATGATGCTCTCGCAACTGGGCATCGGCGTCGGCGACATGATCGAGCTGGGCGGCACGCCGTTCGAGGTGCGCGGCACGCTCGGGGACATCCCCGACATGAATGCGCGCGGCCTGCGGCTCGGGCTGCCGGTGATGATTTCCACGGACGGCCTGGCCAAGGTCTCGGACCTCACTTCGCCCCTGCCCGGCCTCGGCACGTTCTTCCGCTACAAGGTGCTGCTCAACGGCAAGAGCGCCGAAGACGCGCGCCACGAGCTCGAGGCGGGCCTCAAGGACGGTGGCTGGTCGGTGCGGACCGCGGCCGATGGCCTGGGGCCGATGGTGCGCTACTACGACCTCTTCATGCGCTTCCTCATCGTCACCGGCCTGGCTTCGCTGCTCATCGGCGGGGTGAGCGTCGGTACGGGCATTTCGAGCTATGTGGCCGAGCGCACCGGGATCATCGCGGTGTTCCGCAGCATCGGGGCCGATCGCGGCCGTATCCTGCTGCACTTCTTCACGCAGGTCGCCACCGTCGCCATCGTGGGCATCGCGATCGGCGTTATCGTCGGCTCGCTGATCACGCTGCTGATCCTGCCGACCGTGGGCTCGGCGATCGGGGTCAGCCTGCCGCCCGTGGTCCATGTCCAGCCACTGCTGGTGGCCGCCGGCATCGGGCTCCTTGTCGTCTTCGCCTTCTCCTACCTCCCGCTCCAGCGGGTCCAGACGATCAGCCCTGCCCTGCTGTTCCGCTCCAACGGCCTCGAATCCACGCCGTTCGATTGGCGCACGCTTCTCAAGCCGTCGCAGACGTTGCCTCTGCTGGTCTCTGCAATCGCCCTCCTGTGGCTCGCCAACATCATGGTCGAGGATCCCACGCTCATCGCCATCTTCGCCATTGCCTGCGTCATTGCGGCGGCGCTGTTCGTGGGCGCGGTGGCGCTGGCGCAATGGGTGCTCGCGCGGATCAGGGAGCCGGAGAACCGCGTGCTTCGGCAGGCGCTCTGGGCCATCTCGGGGGCGCGAACGATCACCTCCTCGGTCATCGTGGCCGTGGGGATGACCCTGGCGATGCTGGTGGTCGTGCTGGTGCTGCAGGTTAACCTGCGCCACGAATTCCTGGGTGCCTCGGTCTTCGACGCGCCGACCTTCGTGGCTACCGACCTTTTCCAGGACGAACTCGATACGCTGGTCGCCATGAAGAAAGACCATCCGACGATGTCGCTGGTCACCGCGACGCCCATGCTGCGCGGATCGCTGACGGCCATCAATGGCAAGCCGGTGACAAGCGTTGCCACCCGCGGTCCGGAAGCCTCGTTCCTGCTGTCCGGCGACGTGCCCCTGACGTATCGCACCGAGATGCCTTCGACCTCCAAGCTGGTCGACGGACAATGGTGGCAGCCGGATTATTCAGGCCCGCCGCTGGTCTCGCTGCACCAGAGCCTCAAGTCTGGCCTGGGCGTATCGGTGGGCGACGAGGTGACCTTTACCATCTTCGGCGAGGAGATAACCGCCAAGGTCGCCAATTTCCGCGACTATGCCTGGCAGGGCGGCATCGAGTTCCTGGCGACGTTCTCGCCCGGGGCGATTTCGGATTTCCCGGCGACGCTCTTTGCCACGATAACGGCAACGCCGGGCGACGAGGACGCGGTGGGGCAACTGATTTCGGAGAGCCTGCCGGACGTGCGGTTCATCGCCATCGGCAAGACGCTCGGGCAGATCACCACCGCGCTCGGCCAACTCTCGCTGGCCGCTATGCTGGTGGGTGGACTGGCCGCAGGCAACGGCCTGCTCGTGGTCATCGGCAGCCTCGCGGCCGGCCGCAGGCAGCGCGAGATCGAGGCGGTGATCAAGACCGTCATCGGCGAGCGCCGTGCCGAAGTCACCGCCACCACGCTGGTGCAATACATGCTCCTGGCGCTGATCGCGGCGGTGCTCGCTACCCCAGTGGGCATCGCCCTCGCCTGGGTGCTGGCGCAGTTGCTGGTCGATGTCGGGTTCTCGTTCGATGCCCTGACGCTGCTCTATGTCAACGTCGGCGCCATCGTGCTGCTGGCCCTTTTCGGTGCGGCGGCGACCTATAGGGTCGTCTCCGGCCGGCCGGCGCGCTTCCTGCGCGAAGTGGCCTGA
- a CDS encoding ABC transporter ATP-binding protein, whose translation MSRPQGQSTGPIIDVAGVNYTLDVASRPLHILRDVSMRVEPAEVVAIVGPSGSGKTSFLMLLAGLERATSGKIVVNGHELGKLTEDGLSLFRRHSLGIVFQSFHLIPSLSALDNVSLALGIAEPKLSLKETREAAESALAAVGLGNRIHHRPGALSGGEQQRVGLARAMIANPRLLLADEPTGNLDQKTGSMVIDIMFDLARKKHTAVVLITHDPNLAAQADRVFTMTQGELVETTRKDK comes from the coding sequence GTGTCACGACCCCAGGGGCAGTCAACCGGACCGATAATTGACGTTGCCGGGGTAAACTACACCCTGGACGTGGCGTCGCGCCCCCTGCACATCCTCAGGGACGTCTCCATGCGGGTGGAGCCGGCCGAGGTGGTTGCCATCGTGGGTCCGTCAGGCAGCGGCAAGACCTCTTTTCTCATGCTATTGGCGGGACTTGAGCGGGCCACGTCCGGCAAGATCGTCGTCAACGGTCATGAGCTGGGCAAGCTGACCGAGGACGGGCTTTCCCTCTTCCGGCGGCATTCGCTGGGCATTGTTTTCCAGAGTTTCCACCTCATCCCGTCGCTCTCGGCTCTCGATAATGTGAGTCTGGCGCTCGGCATCGCCGAACCCAAGCTGTCGCTCAAGGAAACGCGCGAAGCGGCCGAATCGGCGCTGGCGGCGGTTGGCCTCGGCAACCGCATCCATCACCGTCCGGGCGCTCTCTCGGGTGGCGAACAGCAGCGCGTGGGCCTCGCCCGCGCCATGATCGCCAATCCGCGCCTGCTCCTGGCGGACGAGCCGACCGGCAATCTCGACCAGAAGACGGGCAGCATGGTCATCGACATCATGTTCGATCTGGCGCGCAAGAAGCACACGGCCGTCGTGCTCATCACGCACGACCCGAACCTGGCCGCCCAGGCCGACCGCGTCTTCACCATGACACAGGGCGAGCTGGTAGAGACTACCCGCAAGGATAAGTAA
- a CDS encoding heme-binding beta-barrel domain-containing protein: MGTRISRIVLPVLLSAAFSGPAFAADAELAFLNSYIGNWRGESVLTGGEKPEPFRCRLNIAKGNQNKINYAGRCTLINMNLSVSGTIAFSDQNQRFEAAMSSNAGFSGVAVGVKQGDRISFDLKQRQADRGGNDVRIGSKIILYGDSITVNYEVEFNDSGDVLVASVPFSK; encoded by the coding sequence ATGGGTACTAGAATTTCGCGCATTGTGTTGCCGGTCCTTTTGTCGGCAGCCTTTTCGGGTCCGGCTTTCGCGGCAGACGCAGAGCTGGCGTTCCTCAATTCCTACATAGGCAACTGGCGTGGCGAGAGCGTGCTGACGGGCGGGGAGAAGCCCGAGCCCTTCCGCTGCCGTCTCAACATCGCCAAGGGAAACCAGAACAAGATCAACTACGCCGGCCGCTGCACGTTGATTAACATGAACCTTTCGGTCAGCGGCACGATCGCCTTCAGCGACCAGAACCAGCGGTTCGAAGCTGCCATGAGCTCCAATGCGGGCTTCAGCGGCGTTGCCGTCGGCGTCAAGCAGGGCGACCGGATCAGCTTCGACCTCAAGCAGCGCCAGGCCGACCGCGGCGGCAACGATGTCCGCATCGGCTCCAAGATCATTCTCTACGGAGATTCGATCACGGTGAACTATGAGGTCGAGTTCAACGATTCCGGCGACGTCCTGGTGGCCTCGGTTCCGTTCTCCAAGTAG
- a CDS encoding sensor histidine kinase: MSAEFGRRNLSTTSQANWLAAVRSGVSEISPVTRAVALTALLAVALFVLFDIVRTLHDARSLGSTAAEIEFERLVGGLALRAAGALVAAVVFIALTYRRERGPSQSQQQMEHLLATINAIREEQRQLARRYHEEKLRAEAASRSKTNFLAHLSHDIRTPLNHIIGFAELVRQQTYGPLGDSRYLGYVETIKQSGEHLLDSFATILELAELEGGQKAMREEAVEIDRLLAGAAQRFGARAKRAGLRFDVGLGCEATVTADSMAIERMLSNILDNAIRFTPHGGCVKLAAFAAKDGVVIEVSDTGLGMSEERLASLSQPFVLGDATFTRKTGAGLGIAIARAIAEQSGGRLAIDSSPALGTTVAISLPLRGYNELLPARAA; encoded by the coding sequence GTGTCGGCTGAATTCGGCCGCAGAAACCTCTCCACTACCAGCCAGGCGAACTGGCTTGCCGCGGTGCGTTCGGGCGTCTCCGAGATTTCTCCGGTGACGAGGGCTGTGGCCCTAACGGCGCTGCTGGCGGTGGCGCTTTTCGTGCTTTTCGACATCGTCCGCACGCTGCACGACGCGCGTTCGCTGGGCTCCACTGCCGCCGAGATCGAGTTCGAGCGGCTGGTGGGCGGCCTGGCGCTTCGGGCGGCCGGGGCCCTGGTGGCGGCGGTGGTCTTCATCGCCCTGACCTACCGACGGGAACGCGGGCCGTCGCAGAGCCAGCAGCAGATGGAACACCTGCTGGCCACCATCAACGCCATTCGCGAAGAACAGCGCCAACTTGCCCGCCGCTATCACGAGGAAAAGCTGCGCGCCGAAGCGGCTAGCCGCTCCAAGACCAACTTTCTCGCCCACCTCTCCCACGACATCCGCACGCCGCTCAACCACATCATCGGCTTCGCCGAACTGGTGCGGCAGCAGACCTATGGGCCGCTCGGCGACAGCCGTTACCTGGGCTATGTCGAGACCATCAAGCAATCGGGCGAGCATCTTCTGGACTCGTTCGCCACCATCCTCGAGCTCGCCGAACTCGAAGGCGGCCAGAAGGCCATGCGTGAGGAAGCAGTCGAGATCGACCGCCTGCTGGCCGGCGCCGCCCAGCGCTTCGGCGCTCGCGCCAAGCGCGCTGGTCTGCGTTTCGACGTGGGGCTGGGTTGCGAGGCGACGGTGACCGCCGACAGCATGGCCATCGAGCGCATGCTCTCCAATATCCTCGACAACGCCATCCGCTTCACTCCGCATGGCGGGTGCGTCAAGCTCGCCGCCTTCGCGGCGAAGGATGGCGTGGTCATCGAGGTTTCCGATACCGGCCTGGGCATGAGCGAGGAGCGGCTGGCCAGCCTGTCGCAGCCGTTCGTGCTGGGCGACGCGACCTTCACCCGCAAGACCGGCGCGGGATTGGGCATCGCCATTGCCCGCGCCATCGCCGAGCAAAGCGGTGGCCGGTTGGCCATCGATTCCAGCCCGGCACTCGGCACGACGGTGGCGATCTCGCTGCCGCTGCGCGGCTATAACGAATTGCTGCCCGCGCGGGCAGCCTGA